One part of the Tunicatimonas pelagia genome encodes these proteins:
- a CDS encoding DUF6364 family protein, with protein MNTKLTLTIEKEIIEIAKKYAKEKGQSLSEMVENYLKFVTADRLKINFPLKSKS; from the coding sequence GCTGACATTAACAATTGAGAAAGAGATTATAGAAATTGCAAAAAAGTACGCCAAGGAAAAAGGACAAAGTCTTTCTGAAATGGTCGAGAACTATCTCAAATTCGTTACCGCAGATAGGTTAAAAATCAACTTTCCCCTAAAGTCAAAAAGTTGA
- a CDS encoding peptidylprolyl isomerase encodes MTKLLPALIIIILASCTASTKEIAKYKVGQIVTTHGEMLIWLYDETPAHKASFVELANADYWDSLSFNRVIEGFVIQGGCPDTPEGFSDSPYLLSPEFREDLKHVYGAVGAGRDGNPDKLSAGCQFYIVHNKEGIPRLDGNYTIFGQVFKGLETLNKIATVETDSLDAPLALVSLDVNVIELTEAQLREHGFEIGKDLQ; translated from the coding sequence ATGACCAAACTTTTACCAGCCTTAATAATCATAATACTTGCTTCCTGTACGGCCTCAACGAAGGAAATAGCTAAATATAAAGTTGGGCAAATAGTTACGACCCACGGGGAGATGTTAATTTGGCTGTATGACGAAACGCCCGCGCATAAGGCAAGCTTCGTAGAACTGGCGAACGCCGATTATTGGGATAGTTTGAGTTTTAACCGGGTGATAGAAGGCTTTGTTATTCAGGGAGGTTGCCCCGACACCCCCGAGGGCTTTAGCGATTCTCCTTATTTGCTCAGCCCGGAATTTAGAGAAGATTTAAAGCATGTTTACGGAGCAGTTGGAGCTGGTAGAGATGGCAATCCGGATAAGCTATCCGCAGGCTGTCAATTTTATATTGTCCACAATAAGGAAGGAATCCCTCGGTTGGATGGGAATTATACCATATTTGGTCAAGTGTTTAAAGGCCTGGAAACACTAAATAAAATTGCTACCGTAGAAACAGATTCACTGGATGCCCCTCTTGCATTGGTGAGCTTGGATGTGAACGTTATTGAACTTACTGAAGCGCAGTTAAGAGAGCACGGTTTTGAGATAGGAAAAGACCTACAATAA
- a CDS encoding ABC transporter permease, which translates to MNKIGLIIKREYWTRVRKKSFIIMTILGPLLFAGIVVVPIWLASSESSDEKVIAVIDESGLLTNSFQDDESGNIRYQYINQSIDDAKADFSSSNRYGLLYIPAIDINNPQGVTFFSETNPSLQLLNNIRSTLRQNIRDVKMERSNISRATLDSLETKVSINTINLGEAGKEQQGNAEVASAVGYVGAFLIYIFIFLYGAQVMRGVIEEKSSRIVEVIISSVRPFQLMVGKVIGVASVGLTQFLLWVGLTLLIVNVAGSFFPDLASQAATPPAMAQMPESNPQLEAMQNISSAFDSVNLPLLISCFIFYFLGGYLMYGALFAAVGSAADSETDTQQFMLPVSAPLIISIVTLAAILNEPNGTLAFWMSMIPFTSPVVMMMRIPFGLPTWQLILSMVLLVGGFIFTTWVAAKIYRIGILTYGTKVNYKTISKWLFQ; encoded by the coding sequence ATGAACAAAATAGGACTAATTATTAAGCGAGAATACTGGACGCGCGTTCGTAAGAAGTCGTTCATCATTATGACTATTCTGGGACCACTGCTCTTTGCTGGCATTGTAGTGGTGCCCATTTGGCTGGCTTCCAGCGAAAGTAGCGACGAAAAGGTAATTGCCGTTATCGACGAAAGTGGTCTGCTGACTAACAGCTTTCAGGACGATGAAAGTGGTAATATTCGTTATCAGTACATTAACCAGTCTATTGATGATGCTAAAGCCGACTTTTCAAGTAGCAACCGCTACGGACTTCTGTATATTCCAGCGATTGATATCAACAACCCGCAAGGAGTCACTTTTTTTTCTGAAACTAACCCTAGCTTACAACTGCTGAATAACATCCGCAGTACCCTTCGCCAAAATATCCGCGATGTGAAGATGGAACGCTCTAACATCAGTCGAGCCACGCTAGACTCGTTAGAGACTAAAGTTAGCATCAATACTATTAATCTGGGCGAGGCCGGAAAAGAACAGCAAGGCAATGCCGAGGTGGCTTCCGCCGTGGGCTACGTGGGGGCGTTTCTGATCTACATTTTCATTTTTCTCTACGGTGCTCAGGTGATGCGCGGAGTAATTGAAGAAAAATCTAGTCGCATTGTGGAAGTAATCATCTCTTCGGTGCGCCCATTCCAGCTCATGGTAGGAAAAGTAATTGGCGTGGCCTCCGTGGGTTTAACTCAGTTTTTGTTGTGGGTAGGTTTAACATTACTGATTGTCAACGTAGCTGGTAGCTTCTTTCCTGATTTAGCCAGCCAAGCAGCTACCCCTCCCGCGATGGCTCAAATGCCTGAGAGCAATCCGCAACTAGAAGCCATGCAGAACATTTCATCCGCCTTTGATTCGGTCAATCTTCCTTTGCTGATCTCCTGCTTTATCTTTTACTTTTTAGGAGGATACCTGATGTACGGAGCCTTATTTGCTGCTGTGGGCTCTGCCGCCGACTCGGAGACTGACACCCAACAGTTTATGTTACCTGTGTCGGCTCCACTAATTATCTCTATTGTCACACTAGCGGCTATTCTGAACGAACCCAACGGCACACTAGCCTTCTGGATGTCGATGATTCCGTTTACCTCTCCGGTGGTTATGATGATGCGGATTCCCTTCGGGCTACCCACTTGGCAATTAATTCTATCGATGGTACTGTTAGTGGGAGGCTTTATTTTCACTACCTGGGTAGCGGCCAAAATTTATCGCATCGGTATTCTTACTTATGGCACCAAAGTAAACTACAAAACCATCAGTAAGTGGCTATTTCAATAG
- a CDS encoding ABC transporter ATP-binding protein, whose protein sequence is MYLLEAQHISKRYANHEALKDVNITIPVQSIFGLLGPNGAGKTTLIRIINQIIEADEGQIRIKEEVLQPKHIADIGYLPEERGLYKKMKVGEQLIYLAQLKGLSRSEAVRRIKDWFQRLEISGWSEKKIEDLSKGMQQKIQFIATVVHEPDLIILDEPFTGFDPVNANLIKDEILKLQERGKTIIFSTHRMESVEELCTHIALINKSEKVLDGKKQDIKNQFRSNTYEVLHLGNLNGLHPDYQLLQQEDEENDYTKSTVRIPETVSPNELLRELIPHVEVHAFQEKIPTINEIFIAAVQ, encoded by the coding sequence TTGTATTTATTAGAAGCTCAACACATATCCAAGCGGTACGCTAACCACGAGGCCCTGAAAGATGTGAATATCACCATTCCAGTACAGTCTATTTTCGGGCTACTCGGACCCAACGGAGCCGGAAAAACGACCCTTATTCGCATTATTAACCAGATTATTGAGGCGGACGAAGGGCAAATACGCATTAAAGAAGAAGTACTACAACCCAAGCATATTGCCGACATTGGTTACTTACCCGAAGAGCGGGGGCTGTACAAAAAGATGAAAGTGGGGGAGCAACTAATCTACCTAGCCCAACTGAAAGGCTTATCTCGCTCCGAAGCCGTGCGCCGAATTAAAGATTGGTTTCAGCGGTTAGAGATTTCCGGCTGGAGTGAGAAGAAGATTGAAGACCTTTCCAAAGGAATGCAGCAGAAGATTCAGTTCATCGCTACGGTAGTACACGAACCGGATCTGATTATTCTGGATGAACCCTTTACGGGTTTTGACCCGGTGAATGCCAACCTTATTAAAGACGAAATTCTGAAGCTACAGGAACGAGGCAAAACTATTATCTTTTCTACTCACCGCATGGAATCGGTGGAAGAGTTATGTACCCACATTGCGCTCATCAACAAATCAGAAAAAGTGCTGGACGGTAAGAAGCAGGATATTAAAAATCAGTTCCGCTCTAATACCTACGAAGTGTTGCACTTGGGTAACCTGAATGGCTTACATCCTGATTATCAGCTTCTTCAGCAGGAAGATGAAGAAAACGATTACACAAAATCCACCGTACGAATTCCTGAAACGGTAAGCCCCAATGAGCTACTGCGCGAATTAATACCTCACGTAGAAGTGCACGCCTTTCAGGAGAAGATACCGACCATTAACGAAATTTTTATTGCGGCCGTACAATGA
- a CDS encoding M28 family peptidase, whose translation MRRYLLLALLFFCCGSVVAQSLPSDTLAEHYAQTITQEELREHLQIIASDDMEGRETGKPGQKKAAAYIAGYFAGLDLPPVVGDTSYYQIYPIVQSEWREPYVEINAKRFTFLEDFFSFFHFADPIDTSFSQVIFAGYGISSEKYDDYENINVTGQAIMVLAGEPQNKNGKYYVTNSTQPSRFTKNLMASLGTKRTLAGIEDAALVMVVDDEFKQHVNRYAMVARRPTLALKDYKPSSNLIIISPKMAQALSGKNDLKKLKQRIDKRGRTTRFTSDVSLEVDLQQSIEQITSENVLGYIEGSDRKDELVVVTAHYDHIGKQGEVVNNGADDDGSGTVAVLEIAEAFAEAKKAGYHPRRSLLFMTVSGEEKGLFGSKYYTEYPIFPLKSTIANLNIDMIGRIDPPHTQDSNYVYIIGSDRLSTELHQINERMNKTYTQLDLDYRYNAKDDPNRFYYRSDHYNFAKNNIPVIFYFNGTHPDYHRPTDTIEKINFGLLQKRAQLVFHTAWQLANQDERILVDKGKTENGEGRPDTGEE comes from the coding sequence ATGCGTAGATACCTTTTACTAGCACTACTTTTCTTCTGTTGTGGTAGCGTAGTTGCTCAGTCGCTTCCGTCCGACACCTTGGCGGAGCATTACGCCCAGACAATTACCCAAGAAGAGTTACGAGAGCACTTGCAAATCATTGCTTCTGATGATATGGAGGGGCGGGAGACCGGGAAGCCTGGTCAGAAAAAAGCTGCAGCCTACATAGCGGGCTATTTCGCCGGATTAGATTTGCCTCCGGTGGTGGGTGATACCTCTTATTACCAAATCTATCCTATTGTGCAAAGTGAATGGCGCGAACCTTATGTGGAGATCAACGCAAAGCGTTTTACTTTTCTAGAAGATTTCTTTTCATTTTTTCACTTCGCTGACCCGATTGATACGTCCTTTAGCCAAGTAATATTTGCGGGCTACGGTATTTCTAGCGAGAAATACGATGATTATGAGAATATTAACGTCACCGGACAGGCCATAATGGTACTGGCGGGCGAACCTCAGAATAAAAATGGTAAATACTACGTAACCAATTCTACCCAACCTTCTCGTTTTACTAAAAACCTTATGGCTAGTCTAGGCACTAAACGCACATTGGCGGGTATTGAAGATGCTGCGCTCGTAATGGTGGTTGACGATGAGTTTAAACAGCACGTAAATCGGTATGCTATGGTGGCTCGGCGGCCAACATTAGCACTAAAGGATTATAAGCCCAGTAGTAACCTAATTATTATTTCTCCTAAAATGGCGCAGGCATTAAGCGGGAAAAATGACCTGAAAAAGTTAAAGCAGCGGATTGATAAGCGAGGCAGAACTACTCGTTTTACCAGCGATGTATCGTTGGAGGTAGATCTACAGCAAAGTATTGAGCAAATTACTTCCGAGAATGTGCTGGGTTATATAGAGGGTAGCGACCGCAAGGATGAATTGGTGGTGGTAACCGCTCATTACGATCATATTGGTAAGCAGGGCGAGGTAGTAAATAACGGAGCCGATGATGATGGTTCGGGTACGGTAGCCGTATTGGAAATTGCCGAAGCATTTGCCGAAGCAAAAAAAGCCGGATACCACCCCCGGCGAAGTCTGCTGTTTATGACAGTATCGGGTGAAGAAAAAGGATTGTTTGGGTCAAAGTACTACACCGAATACCCAATATTCCCGCTGAAAAGTACAATTGCTAATTTGAATATCGATATGATTGGTCGGATTGATCCGCCACATACACAAGATTCTAATTACGTATACATTATTGGCTCGGATCGTTTGAGTACCGAGTTGCACCAGATCAATGAGCGGATGAACAAAACCTATACCCAGTTAGACCTAGATTATCGCTACAATGCGAAAGACGACCCGAATCGCTTCTACTACCGCTCCGATCATTATAATTTTGCGAAGAATAATATACCCGTTATTTTCTACTTCAATGGCACCCATCCCGACTATCACCGCCCTACCGATACCATTGAAAAAATTAACTTTGGGTTGCTGCAAAAGCGAGCCCAACTGGTATTTCATACCGCCTGGCAACTAGCTAACCAGGATGAACGAATTTTAGTGGATAAAGGAAAAACGGAAAATGGAGAAGGAAGACCGGACACTGGAGAGGAATAG
- a CDS encoding tetratricopeptide repeat protein: protein MKKQRNNPPTDSTGVVYYYNSSSFSLLSPFSGLRLLIFGLIFIVGCSQSPEQQRDAFLLKGNIQLEEGEYQEAIRYYNEAIQLDPNAADAYNNRGIAYTNLGRFPEAITDYTRAIQSRSGNTDAYFNRADAYQQNGNYQRSLADLDTVLRYYPDSAYVHFSQGLAFSGLQQYNEAQRAFTEAIRLDSSNAESWVNRGTSYYYEQRYDVAQQDLREAIRRSPNESNAYNVLGLIYTDMQQYDSAQAAFSQALALEPYQPYFLNNRAYLYLQTDSLPLAEVDLKTSMRLDPQNSYVYRNQGVLFLKKNRPEDALRLMERAAELDSTTQDIYYYLGNAYQKLGQVENACSAWEQSLKTGNEKADEMIQEYCSSDV, encoded by the coding sequence ATGAAGAAACAGAGGAATAATCCACCAACTGATTCTACTGGAGTTGTTTACTATTATAACTCTTCAAGTTTCAGCCTGCTGTCTCCGTTCTCCGGTCTCCGTTTGCTGATCTTCGGTCTTATTTTTATAGTCGGTTGTAGTCAATCGCCTGAGCAGCAGCGCGATGCTTTTTTGCTAAAAGGAAATATACAGTTGGAAGAAGGGGAGTACCAGGAGGCAATTCGCTACTACAACGAAGCAATTCAGTTAGACCCCAATGCGGCTGATGCTTACAATAACCGAGGTATTGCATATACCAATCTGGGGCGATTTCCCGAGGCAATTACTGATTATACTCGGGCTATCCAGTCTCGCTCGGGCAATACAGATGCGTACTTCAACCGAGCCGACGCGTATCAGCAAAATGGTAATTATCAGCGGAGCTTGGCCGATTTAGATACCGTGCTTCGTTATTATCCTGATTCGGCGTACGTGCATTTTAGTCAGGGGCTAGCGTTTAGTGGACTTCAGCAGTACAATGAGGCTCAGCGAGCTTTTACGGAGGCTATCCGGCTAGATTCATCTAATGCCGAGAGTTGGGTGAACCGGGGTACCTCGTATTATTATGAGCAACGCTATGATGTAGCCCAACAAGACCTGCGGGAAGCGATCCGGCGAAGCCCGAACGAAAGTAACGCTTACAACGTTCTGGGCTTAATTTATACTGACATGCAGCAGTACGATTCGGCTCAAGCAGCATTTAGCCAAGCCCTTGCTTTAGAGCCGTATCAGCCCTATTTTCTTAATAACCGGGCTTACTTATATCTCCAGACCGACTCCCTACCGCTAGCTGAGGTCGACCTGAAAACCAGTATGCGGTTAGACCCCCAAAATAGCTACGTATACCGCAACCAAGGTGTGTTATTTTTAAAGAAAAACCGACCTGAAGACGCACTACGGCTGATGGAGCGGGCTGCTGAGCTGGATAGCACTACGCAGGATATTTATTACTATCTAGGCAATGCCTACCAAAAATTAGGGCAGGTTGAGAATGCATGTTCTGCTTGGGAGCAATCTTTAAAAACGGGAAATGAAAAGGCTGACGAGATGATCCAGGAGTACTGTTCGTCAGATGTCTAA
- a CDS encoding OmpA family protein has product MKCIPVIIISFWTTINDTMSYAQPDDLVYLTGKILDAETSQPVEAKVRYELRPVSNVMGIRFFDNQDGHYQLNLQQHRRYTLEVTAEDYLPLQLTLQTDESEEIPKNLLLKPIPKPGGYIQLSDTIWFDRDLSVIRPEAQAVIEELKALMEKFPKMVIQLEGHTDRGGSQSLLELSEERAERVKDYLNDLGIRKRRIKTKAYGNSKLITRDNTVRSRQKNRRVEIKVLDI; this is encoded by the coding sequence ATGAAGTGTATTCCTGTCATAATTATCAGTTTTTGGACGACTATCAACGATACGATGTCGTACGCTCAACCTGATGATTTAGTGTATCTTACAGGAAAAATATTGGATGCCGAAACAAGCCAGCCAGTAGAGGCAAAAGTACGGTATGAGTTACGCCCAGTCAGCAATGTAATGGGAATTCGTTTCTTTGATAATCAAGATGGACACTACCAGCTTAATTTACAACAGCACCGAAGATACACCCTTGAGGTAACTGCCGAAGATTATCTTCCCCTCCAACTAACGTTACAAACCGACGAGTCTGAGGAGATCCCCAAGAATCTACTACTCAAACCCATTCCTAAGCCGGGAGGCTATATTCAACTATCAGACACCATTTGGTTTGACCGTGACTTAAGTGTTATTCGCCCGGAAGCCCAAGCAGTAATTGAAGAACTTAAAGCCTTAATGGAGAAATTCCCCAAAATGGTGATTCAATTAGAAGGCCATACCGACCGAGGGGGTAGCCAATCACTACTAGAACTTTCGGAAGAGCGAGCCGAACGGGTAAAAGACTATCTTAACGATTTAGGTATCCGTAAGCGACGTATCAAAACCAAAGCATACGGTAATAGTAAGTTAATTACCCGAGACAATACCGTAAGAAGCAGGCAGAAAAACCGTCGGGTAGAGATTAAAGTATTAGACATCTGA
- a CDS encoding OmpA family protein, giving the protein MFKISLFLSLSFFMTCFTLTAQETQWASEVLEASSSYSPRLLFKQDLQYVEYEPRQVLGRPDVLPGNSGDSPNAWLPAKPDQEDFIKVGFDRPMKIQQVAIAESRNPGAVYQIFCYDVGGTEHLVATLEPAPVAAQGRIFNFFMNPTPYEVQAVKIVLQGEAVPGYNAIDAIAVSGSSVPTVADIDIVPNLNPDLALEKIKANFGDMVTISPIMSPDGNTMFISRNSPENVGGKRDIEDIWYLERNPNSGEWSDPKNIGIPLNNKGSNFVSSVALNEDGNYTLLLGNRYLENGKMRGGVSITTRQADGSWATPVPMDILDFYSYSEVANYHLSNNQKYLLMSLRRDDGYGELDVYVSFNRGDNSWSAPMNLGRTINTADIESAPFMANDTTIYFSSKGYSGFGGEDVYVSHRLDDTWMNWSRPENLGPVINSENDDTYFNISVDKQYAFLTRATIDSSDLFQISVPIYQRIEPLYIVKGQVYNVKNNMPVQASVIFDNVSDTVTTTSSQGSTNEEGRYELTLPPGTYDIYAEKQGFATLNRQRVALAEIDPDDDKLVFRDIYMSNDISGVDVAQSLSLTRKAIASEEVLFELESFALGKNAYAYLDGVAAFMNDNPELKLRVAGHTDSSGTDRFNQQLSEKRANSVADYLSHRGITSERIKTVGYGEKRPLVKNTSDANRQLNRRVEFEIIE; this is encoded by the coding sequence ATGTTCAAAATCTCGCTGTTCTTATCTCTTTCTTTTTTTATGACCTGCTTCACCCTTACTGCCCAAGAAACTCAGTGGGCTAGCGAGGTACTGGAAGCGTCTTCTTCTTATTCTCCTCGCCTGCTGTTTAAACAAGATTTGCAGTACGTAGAGTACGAGCCTCGCCAGGTGCTAGGTCGCCCCGATGTGCTACCGGGTAACAGCGGAGATAGCCCCAATGCTTGGCTACCTGCTAAACCGGATCAAGAGGACTTTATTAAAGTAGGGTTTGATCGTCCGATGAAAATTCAGCAAGTGGCTATTGCCGAATCGCGGAACCCTGGGGCAGTGTATCAGATTTTTTGCTACGATGTAGGAGGCACTGAACATTTAGTGGCAACATTAGAACCAGCACCGGTGGCGGCTCAAGGACGAATATTTAACTTTTTCATGAACCCTACTCCTTACGAGGTGCAGGCGGTAAAAATTGTGCTACAGGGCGAAGCCGTACCTGGTTACAACGCTATTGACGCCATTGCAGTTTCAGGCTCGTCGGTACCGACAGTGGCTGATATTGATATTGTTCCTAATCTCAATCCTGACTTGGCCCTAGAAAAGATCAAGGCTAATTTTGGGGATATGGTTACTATTAGCCCTATTATGTCGCCCGATGGTAACACTATGTTTATTAGCCGTAACTCGCCGGAGAATGTAGGAGGCAAACGTGACATTGAAGACATTTGGTATTTGGAGCGCAACCCAAACTCAGGTGAGTGGAGCGATCCCAAAAACATTGGTATTCCCCTAAATAATAAAGGAAGTAACTTTGTAAGCTCGGTAGCTCTAAATGAAGACGGAAATTATACTTTACTTTTGGGGAACCGTTATCTGGAAAATGGAAAAATGCGAGGCGGTGTATCCATCACAACGCGCCAGGCTGATGGTAGCTGGGCGACTCCGGTTCCTATGGATATTCTCGATTTTTACAGTTACTCTGAAGTAGCTAATTATCATTTGTCTAACAACCAGAAATACCTGCTAATGTCGCTTCGTCGGGATGACGGATACGGAGAGCTCGATGTTTACGTCAGTTTTAACCGGGGTGATAATTCTTGGTCGGCCCCCATGAATTTAGGCCGAACCATTAATACTGCCGATATTGAATCAGCCCCGTTTATGGCTAATGATACTACCATCTATTTTTCTTCGAAGGGCTACAGTGGTTTTGGTGGAGAAGATGTCTACGTTAGTCACCGATTAGACGATACTTGGATGAATTGGTCCCGACCCGAAAATCTCGGCCCGGTAATTAACTCGGAAAATGATGATACGTACTTTAATATTTCTGTTGATAAGCAATACGCCTTTCTGACCCGCGCCACCATCGACAGCTCCGATCTCTTTCAAATATCAGTGCCCATTTACCAGCGTATTGAACCATTGTATATTGTAAAAGGACAGGTATATAATGTGAAAAATAATATGCCAGTGCAGGCCAGTGTAATCTTTGACAACGTTTCGGATACGGTAACAACCACCAGTAGCCAAGGAAGCACGAACGAAGAGGGACGTTACGAACTCACGCTGCCTCCGGGAACGTACGATATTTACGCTGAAAAGCAGGGGTTCGCTACGCTTAATCGTCAGCGAGTTGCTTTGGCCGAAATTGATCCTGATGATGATAAGCTAGTTTTTCGGGATATTTATATGTCTAATGATATTTCTGGAGTAGACGTAGCCCAATCGCTATCACTTACCCGTAAAGCCATTGCTTCCGAAGAGGTACTATTTGAACTGGAAAGTTTTGCTCTTGGTAAAAATGCCTACGCTTACCTTGATGGTGTAGCCGCTTTTATGAATGATAATCCCGAACTGAAACTGCGAGTGGCAGGTCATACTGACTCGTCAGGAACCGACCGTTTTAACCAGCAACTTTCGGAAAAGCGAGCCAATTCCGTGGCCGACTATTTAAGCCACCGAGGCATTACCTCCGAACGGATCAAAACAGTGGGCTATGGCGAGAAACGTCCGTTAGTCAAAAATACCTCCGATGCCAATCGGCAACTTAACCGGAGGGTTGAGTTCGAAATTATTGAATGA